The Bryobacteraceae bacterium genome includes a window with the following:
- the lolD gene encoding lipoprotein-releasing system ATP-binding protein LolD, whose translation MPDSVPLRGEALARIFHAPAGALTVFSGIDIEVRRGERVALTGESGAGKTTLLYCLGLLDRPSSGRVFIQGSDASALSETELAALRNRVIGFVWQRNTLLAEFTALENVMMPLLIRGESRAAAGSTASQLLDEVGLAARAHHLAGELSGGEQQRVALARALAGGPSILLADEPTGSLDEKTAAQIMELIERVHHSRSLATLYVTHNPAFARRADRVLRLEGGRLQAE comes from the coding sequence GTGCCTGACTCCGTCCCGCTGCGCGGTGAAGCCCTTGCCAGAATCTTCCACGCGCCCGCCGGCGCTCTGACCGTCTTCTCCGGCATCGACATCGAAGTCCGCCGCGGCGAGCGCGTCGCTCTCACCGGCGAAAGCGGCGCCGGCAAGACCACTCTGCTCTACTGCCTCGGCCTGCTCGACCGCCCCTCCTCCGGCCGCGTCTTCATCCAAGGCAGCGATGCCTCCGCTCTCTCAGAAACGGAGCTCGCCGCGCTCCGCAACCGCGTTATCGGTTTCGTCTGGCAGCGCAACACGCTTCTGGCCGAATTCACCGCCCTCGAGAATGTCATGATGCCGCTCCTCATCCGCGGCGAATCGCGCGCCGCCGCCGGCAGCACGGCCTCCCAACTGCTTGACGAGGTCGGCCTCGCCGCGCGCGCGCACCATCTGGCAGGCGAACTCTCCGGCGGCGAGCAGCAGCGCGTCGCCCTCGCCCGCGCCCTCGCCGGCGGTCCCTCCATCCTTCTCGCCGACGAGCCGACCGGCAGTCTCGACGAAAAGACCGCCGCCCAGATCATGGAGCTGATCGAGCGCGTTCACCACAGCCGCAGCCTCGCCACGCTGTATGTCACCCACAATCCTGCGTTCGCCCGCAGAGCCGACAGGGTGCTCAGGCTCGAAGGCGGACGCCTGCAGGCGGAATGA
- a CDS encoding cyclase, whose translation MPRFRFASLISAPVERVWAFHEAPDALEKLLPPDGSARVLERRGGLEPGSTVELEVRLGPLRRRWLARHTECVRFSHFCDVQERGPFRVWRHRHGFEAADGGRCRLTDDVEFSLPLAPVSDWLGAPVVKQILRKMFEWRHARTAEECGAEILEQSCG comes from the coding sequence ATGCCCCGGTTCCGTTTCGCATCCCTGATCAGCGCGCCCGTGGAAAGAGTGTGGGCGTTTCATGAAGCGCCGGACGCGCTGGAGAAGCTGCTGCCGCCGGACGGAAGCGCGCGCGTGCTGGAGCGGCGCGGCGGGCTCGAGCCGGGATCGACGGTCGAGCTGGAAGTGCGGCTGGGACCGCTGCGGCGGCGGTGGCTGGCGCGGCATACCGAGTGCGTGCGCTTCTCCCACTTCTGCGACGTGCAGGAGCGCGGTCCGTTCCGCGTGTGGCGGCACCGGCACGGGTTCGAGGCGGCGGACGGCGGACGCTGCCGGCTGACGGACGACGTGGAGTTCTCGCTGCCGCTCGCGCCGGTTTCGGACTGGCTGGGAGCGCCGGTGGTCAAACAGATTCTGAGGAAAATGTTTGAATGGCGCCACGCGCGGACGGCGGAAGAGTGCGGCGCCGAGATTCTGGAGCAGAGCTGCGGCTGA
- a CDS encoding D-aminopeptidase DppA — protein MTTLRLLLAAALLVPLPAQTRRSILLITDAEGVAGICRQEQTDPNNPELRALLTGEINAAVDGFLEGGIEDVYVWDGHDGSATLSALTIHPKARLIIGGLGRTMTLERGYTAVGFLGQHAMAGVRAGIMAHSYSSLGIQNLRLNGKNVGEIETRAALAGHFNTPVIFLSGDRAAVDELKAIVPGAETAAVVEGLARHVCISMSAEMSRQTIRAAARRAASRIGQIPPYRIPGPVTIEIEYTTRNSLRLDAAHAFGGEVLDDRTIRFRGADFLEAWTRARLW, from the coding sequence ATGACCACCCTCCGCCTCCTCCTCGCCGCCGCCCTGCTCGTCCCCCTCCCCGCCCAGACCCGCCGGTCGATCCTCCTCATCACCGATGCCGAAGGCGTCGCCGGCATCTGCCGCCAGGAGCAGACCGACCCCAACAACCCCGAACTCCGCGCCCTGCTCACCGGCGAAATCAACGCCGCCGTCGACGGCTTCCTCGAAGGCGGCATCGAGGATGTCTACGTCTGGGACGGACACGATGGCAGCGCCACGCTCTCGGCTCTGACCATCCACCCGAAAGCCCGCCTCATCATCGGCGGACTCGGCCGCACCATGACGCTCGAGCGCGGCTACACCGCCGTCGGCTTCCTTGGCCAGCATGCCATGGCCGGCGTCCGCGCCGGCATCATGGCGCACAGCTACAGCTCTCTGGGCATCCAGAACCTGCGGCTCAATGGGAAAAACGTGGGCGAGATCGAGACCCGCGCCGCCCTCGCCGGCCACTTCAACACGCCCGTCATCTTCCTTTCCGGCGACCGCGCCGCCGTCGACGAGCTGAAGGCCATCGTCCCCGGGGCTGAAACCGCCGCCGTCGTCGAAGGTCTCGCCCGCCACGTCTGCATCTCGATGTCCGCCGAAATGTCACGCCAGACCATCCGAGCCGCCGCCCGCCGCGCGGCCTCCCGGATCGGCCAGATCCCGCCCTATCGCATCCCCGGCCCCGTCACGATCGAAATCGAATACACCACCCGCAATTCCCTCCGCCTCGACGCGGCCCACGCCTTCGGCGGAGAAGTGCTCGACGACCGCACCATCCGCTTCCGCGGCGCGGACTTCCTCGAAGCCTGGACCCGCGCCCGTCTCTGGTGA
- a CDS encoding dihydroorotate dehydrogenase: MPVDLSTTYLGLQLRSPLVASSSPLCKDLGTILRLEDAGASAIVLHSLFEEQIQLESGELDRFLSETAESYSEASSYFPELQSYNLGPEPYLEHLRKAKESVDVPVIGSLNGISNGGWIRYAQMMEQAGADALELNIYFLPTDLELTSQKIEDTYCDLVSHVKASVRIPVSVKLGPFFTAFGNFAMRLDSAGADGLVLFNRFYQPDFDIETLEVVPNLVLSDSGELRLRLHWVALLYNRLRPDLAITGGVHTAEDVVKGIMAGARCTMMTSALLRHGIPYLEKIEEDLIDWMEEHEYESITQMRGSMSVQSVAEPAAFERANYMKVLSSYTLKPAGR; the protein is encoded by the coding sequence ATGCCAGTCGATCTCAGCACCACCTATCTCGGACTCCAGCTCCGTTCGCCCCTCGTCGCCTCGTCCTCGCCCCTCTGCAAGGACCTGGGCACCATCCTCAGGCTGGAGGACGCCGGAGCTTCCGCCATCGTCCTCCACTCGCTCTTCGAGGAGCAGATCCAGCTCGAAAGCGGCGAGCTCGACCGCTTCCTCTCGGAAACGGCTGAAAGCTACAGCGAGGCTTCCAGCTACTTCCCCGAGCTCCAGTCCTACAACCTCGGCCCCGAGCCCTACCTCGAGCATCTCCGCAAGGCCAAGGAGAGCGTCGACGTCCCCGTCATCGGCAGCCTCAACGGCATCTCCAACGGCGGCTGGATCCGCTACGCCCAGATGATGGAGCAGGCGGGCGCCGACGCCCTCGAGCTCAACATCTACTTCCTCCCCACAGACCTCGAACTCACTTCCCAGAAGATCGAGGACACCTACTGCGACCTCGTCAGCCACGTCAAGGCGAGCGTCCGCATCCCCGTCTCCGTCAAACTCGGCCCCTTCTTCACCGCCTTCGGCAACTTCGCCATGCGGCTCGATTCCGCCGGCGCCGACGGTCTCGTCCTCTTCAACCGCTTCTACCAGCCCGACTTCGATATCGAAACCCTCGAAGTCGTCCCCAACCTCGTCCTCAGCGACAGCGGCGAGCTCCGGCTCCGCCTGCACTGGGTGGCGCTCCTCTACAACCGCCTCCGCCCCGACCTCGCCATCACCGGCGGCGTCCACACCGCCGAAGACGTCGTCAAGGGCATCATGGCCGGCGCCCGCTGCACCATGATGACCTCGGCTCTCCTCCGCCACGGCATCCCCTACCTCGAGAAGATCGAGGAAGACCTCATCGACTGGATGGAAGAGCACGAGTACGAGTCCATCACGCAGATGCGCGGCTCCATGAGCGTCCAGTCGGTGGCCGAGCCTGCCGCCTTCGAACGCGCCAACTACATGAAGGTGCTTTCGAGCTACACCCTCAAACCCGCCGGCCGATGA
- a CDS encoding pyruvate-flavodoxin oxidoreductase, translating into MPKNYVTIDGNEAAAYVAHKTNEVIAIYPITPSSPMGEWSDQWSSEGKPNIWGTIPTVVEMQSEGGAAGAVHGALQAGALTTTFTSAQGLLLMIPNMYKIAGELTSTVFHVAARSLAAHALSIFGDHQDVMACRATGWAMLASNSIQEVMDMALIAQAATLEARVPILHFFDGFRTSHEVSKVEPLTVEQMKAMLPDGLIRAHRERAMNPDRPVLRGTAQNPDVYFQAREAVNKYYLAAPAIVQKAMDRFAEIVGRRYRLFDYVGAPDAERVVILMGSAAETAQETVEYLVERGEKVGLLKVRLFRPFSIAHFIAALPSTVRSIAVLDRTKEPGSAGEPLYQDVLTALIESQTAGTLPFASMPRVIGGRYGLSSKEFTPAMVKAVLDELSKAQPKNHFTVGIVDDVTNSSLEYDPNFSTEDDKTIRCLFYGLGADGTVGANKNSVKIIGEETGNWAQGYFVYDSKKSGSVTVSHLRFGPKPIRSTYLISRANFVACHQWSFLERFDMLKWAVPGGIFLLNSPYGPDEVWDHLPRTVQKEIVDKQLRFYVIDAYSVARETGMGTRINTIMQTCFFAISGVLPREEAIAKIKETIVKTYGRRGEAVVQKNFAAVDRTLERLYEVKVPGAITSSKDLRPPVPASAPDFVRNVLGKIIEGNGDSLPVSAFPVDGTFPTATAMWEKRNIALEIPVWDEKLCIQCGKCVLVCPHATIRAKIYDPKHLENAPPTFKHAPARWKDFKDLAYTLQVAPEDCTGCALCVEACPVKDKAQPKRRAINMEPQEPLRKSEAANWDFFFRLPEFDRNKLNQTQVKDLQILQPLFEFSGACSGCGETPYVKLLTQLFGDRALIANATGCSSIYGGNLPTTPYTVNPEGRGPAWNNSLFEDNAEFGFGMRLALDQQARYASDLLRRLAPQIGENLVSALLGAEQSTEPGIFEQRARVEELKKKIHELMPKANGDSLLYRDLLAVADSLVRKSVWIVGGDGWAYDIGYGGLDHVFAMGRDVNILVLDTEVYSNTGGQCSKATPRAAVAKFAAGGKPAAKKDLAMMAVNYGNVYVARVAMGASDMQTVKAFLEAEKWNGPSLIIAYSHCIAHGYDMRYGLEQQKLAVQTGHWPLFRYNPALAAEGKNPFQLDSKAPSLPLEKYIYNETRYTMLVHSKPEDARRLLAEAQADVMNRWRIYEQMAAMAGAPAESAQGGN; encoded by the coding sequence ATGCCGAAGAATTACGTCACCATCGACGGCAACGAAGCCGCCGCCTACGTTGCCCACAAGACCAACGAAGTCATCGCCATTTATCCCATCACGCCCTCCTCCCCCATGGGCGAGTGGTCCGACCAGTGGTCCAGCGAAGGCAAGCCCAACATCTGGGGCACCATCCCCACGGTCGTCGAAATGCAGAGCGAAGGCGGCGCCGCCGGTGCCGTCCACGGCGCGCTCCAGGCCGGGGCCCTCACCACCACCTTCACCTCCGCCCAGGGCCTCCTCCTGATGATTCCCAACATGTACAAGATTGCGGGCGAGCTCACCTCCACCGTCTTCCACGTCGCCGCCCGCAGCCTCGCCGCTCACGCCCTCTCCATCTTCGGCGATCACCAGGACGTCATGGCCTGCCGCGCCACCGGCTGGGCGATGCTGGCCTCCAATTCCATCCAGGAAGTGATGGACATGGCTCTCATCGCTCAGGCCGCCACGCTGGAAGCCCGCGTCCCCATCCTGCACTTCTTCGACGGCTTCCGCACCTCCCACGAAGTATCCAAGGTCGAGCCCCTGACCGTCGAGCAGATGAAAGCCATGCTGCCCGACGGGCTCATCCGCGCCCACCGGGAGCGCGCCATGAATCCCGACCGCCCGGTCCTGCGCGGCACGGCTCAGAACCCGGACGTTTATTTCCAGGCTCGCGAGGCCGTCAACAAGTACTACCTGGCCGCGCCCGCCATCGTGCAGAAGGCCATGGACCGCTTCGCCGAAATCGTCGGCCGCCGCTACCGCCTCTTCGATTACGTCGGCGCCCCTGACGCCGAGCGCGTCGTCATCCTGATGGGCTCCGCCGCCGAAACCGCCCAGGAAACCGTCGAATACCTGGTCGAGCGCGGCGAGAAAGTCGGCCTGCTGAAGGTCCGCCTCTTCCGGCCTTTCTCGATCGCCCACTTCATCGCCGCCCTGCCCTCCACCGTGCGTTCCATCGCCGTCCTCGACCGCACCAAGGAGCCCGGCAGCGCCGGCGAGCCCCTCTACCAGGACGTCCTCACCGCCCTCATCGAGTCCCAGACCGCCGGCACGCTGCCCTTCGCCTCCATGCCGCGCGTCATCGGCGGCCGCTATGGCCTCTCCTCCAAGGAGTTCACCCCCGCCATGGTCAAGGCGGTGCTCGACGAACTGTCCAAGGCGCAGCCGAAGAACCACTTCACCGTCGGCATCGTCGACGATGTGACAAATTCCTCCCTCGAATACGACCCCAATTTCTCCACGGAGGACGACAAGACCATCCGCTGCCTCTTCTACGGCCTCGGCGCGGACGGCACCGTCGGCGCCAACAAGAACAGCGTCAAGATCATCGGCGAGGAGACCGGCAACTGGGCCCAGGGCTACTTCGTCTACGACTCGAAGAAATCCGGCTCCGTCACCGTCAGCCACCTCCGCTTCGGCCCCAAGCCGATCCGCAGCACGTACCTGATCTCCCGCGCCAACTTCGTCGCCTGCCACCAGTGGTCCTTCCTCGAGCGCTTCGACATGCTCAAGTGGGCCGTCCCCGGCGGCATCTTCCTCCTCAACTCGCCCTACGGCCCTGACGAGGTCTGGGACCACCTGCCCCGCACGGTGCAGAAAGAAATTGTCGACAAGCAGCTCAGGTTCTACGTGATCGACGCCTACTCCGTCGCCCGCGAGACCGGCATGGGCACGCGCATCAACACCATCATGCAGACCTGCTTCTTCGCCATCTCCGGCGTCCTGCCGCGCGAAGAGGCCATCGCCAAAATCAAGGAGACCATCGTCAAAACCTATGGCCGCCGCGGCGAGGCCGTCGTCCAGAAAAACTTCGCCGCCGTCGACAGGACCCTCGAACGCCTCTACGAGGTGAAAGTGCCTGGCGCCATCACCTCCTCGAAGGATCTCCGCCCGCCGGTTCCGGCCAGCGCGCCGGACTTCGTCCGCAACGTCCTCGGCAAGATCATCGAAGGCAACGGCGACTCGCTCCCCGTCTCCGCCTTCCCCGTCGACGGCACCTTCCCCACCGCCACCGCCATGTGGGAGAAGCGCAACATCGCCCTCGAAATCCCCGTCTGGGACGAGAAGCTCTGCATCCAGTGCGGCAAGTGCGTCCTCGTCTGCCCGCACGCCACCATCCGCGCCAAGATCTACGATCCGAAGCACCTCGAGAATGCTCCCCCCACCTTCAAGCACGCTCCCGCGCGCTGGAAGGACTTCAAGGATCTGGCCTACACCCTCCAGGTCGCGCCCGAGGACTGCACCGGCTGCGCCCTCTGCGTCGAAGCCTGCCCCGTCAAGGACAAGGCCCAGCCCAAGCGCCGCGCCATCAACATGGAGCCGCAGGAGCCGCTCCGCAAGTCCGAAGCCGCCAATTGGGACTTCTTCTTCCGCCTGCCCGAGTTCGACCGGAACAAGCTCAACCAGACCCAGGTGAAGGATCTCCAGATCCTCCAGCCTCTGTTCGAGTTCTCCGGCGCCTGCTCCGGCTGCGGCGAGACTCCGTACGTCAAGCTCCTCACCCAGCTCTTCGGCGACCGCGCCCTCATCGCCAACGCCACCGGCTGCTCCTCCATCTACGGCGGCAACCTGCCCACCACTCCCTACACCGTCAACCCCGAAGGCCGCGGCCCCGCCTGGAACAACTCGCTGTTTGAGGACAACGCCGAGTTCGGCTTCGGCATGCGCCTCGCCCTCGACCAGCAGGCGCGCTACGCCTCCGACCTGCTCCGCAGGCTCGCGCCGCAGATCGGCGAGAACCTCGTCTCCGCCCTGCTCGGCGCCGAACAGTCCACCGAGCCGGGCATCTTCGAGCAGCGCGCCCGCGTCGAAGAGCTCAAGAAGAAGATCCACGAGCTGATGCCCAAAGCCAACGGCGACAGCCTCCTCTACCGCGATCTGCTCGCCGTCGCCGACTCGCTCGTCCGCAAGAGCGTCTGGATCGTCGGCGGCGACGGCTGGGCCTACGACATCGGCTACGGCGGCCTCGACCACGTCTTCGCCATGGGCCGCGACGTCAACATCCTCGTCCTCGACACCGAGGTCTACTCCAACACCGGCGGCCAGTGCTCCAAGGCCACTCCGCGCGCCGCGGTCGCCAAGTTCGCCGCCGGCGGCAAGCCCGCCGCCAAGAAAGACCTCGCCATGATGGCCGTCAACTACGGCAACGTCTACGTCGCCCGCGTCGCCATGGGCGCCAGCGACATGCAGACCGTCAAGGCCTTCCTCGAGGCCGAAAAGTGGAACGGCCCCTCGCTCATCATCGCCTACTCCCACTGCATCGCCCACGGCTACGACATGCGCTACGGACTCGAGCAGCAGAAGCTCGCCGTCCAGACCGGCCACTGGCCCCTGTTCCGCTATAATCCGGCTCTGGCGGCCGAGGGCAAGAACCCCTTCCAGCTCGACTCGAAGGCCCCCTCGCTCCCGCTCGAAAAGTACATCTACAACGAAACCCGCTACACCATGCTCGTCCACTCCAAGCCCGAAGACGCCCGCCGGCTCCTGGCCGAGGCCCAGGCCGACGTCATGAACCGCTGGCGCATCTACGAACAGATGGCCGCCATGGCCGGCGCTCCGGCGGAATCCGCCCAGGGAGGAAATTGA
- the pulE gene encoding type II secretion system ATPase PulE — protein sequence MATNGVKPMSPEQEIEQARRLAERYRCEFVDLKAAKIDSELFKSIPVDLMFRYNFVPLAASNGVLEIALADPRHLNLIDELSILLRKKLRVKVAALGQIADLLKKTEQSQRVLEEITEGFALDVVGDEESADETLSIEKLTAQDADIAPVIKLVDTTIYNALERRASDIHIETRDNEVAIKYRIDGVLHYAMPPIAKDWHSMIISRIKVMSELDIAERRIPQDGRFRVRYKNRLIDFRVSIMPTIHGEDAVLRVLDKESMSEKFSRLTLEVVGFSDRDLVRFRRYIKEPYGMVLVTGPTGSGKTTTLYAALSEIKNDEDKIITIEDPVEYQIKGITQIPVNEKKGLTFARGLRSILRHDPDKVMVGEIRDQETAQIAINAALTGHLVFTTVHANNVLDVIGRFLNMGVEPYNFVSALNCILAQRLVRVICEHCKHEVRYDDSFLVESGLNPEEWRHVPMWEGAGCFECGGTGFRGRTAIHELLDLSERIRELILAKRPATEIKRAAREEGMTFLRESALEKVRQGVTTLREINKVTFIEG from the coding sequence ATGGCAACCAACGGCGTCAAGCCCATGAGCCCGGAACAGGAGATCGAACAGGCCCGCCGCCTCGCCGAGCGCTACCGCTGCGAGTTCGTCGACCTCAAGGCCGCCAAGATCGACAGCGAGCTGTTCAAGTCGATCCCCGTCGACCTCATGTTCCGCTACAACTTCGTCCCTCTGGCCGCCTCCAACGGCGTGCTGGAAATCGCCCTCGCCGACCCCCGCCACCTCAACCTCATCGACGAGCTCTCCATCCTGCTCCGCAAGAAGCTCCGCGTCAAGGTCGCCGCCCTCGGCCAGATCGCCGATCTGCTGAAGAAAACCGAACAGTCCCAGCGGGTCCTGGAAGAGATCACCGAAGGCTTCGCCCTCGACGTCGTCGGCGACGAGGAAAGCGCCGACGAGACGCTCTCCATCGAAAAGCTCACCGCCCAGGACGCCGACATCGCGCCCGTCATCAAGCTCGTCGACACCACCATCTACAACGCGCTCGAGCGCCGCGCCTCCGACATCCACATCGAAACCCGCGACAACGAAGTCGCCATCAAGTACCGCATCGACGGCGTCCTCCACTACGCCATGCCGCCGATCGCCAAGGACTGGCACTCGATGATCATCTCGCGCATCAAGGTGATGAGCGAGCTCGACATCGCCGAGCGCCGCATCCCCCAGGACGGGCGCTTCCGCGTCCGCTACAAGAACCGCCTCATCGACTTCCGCGTCTCCATCATGCCCACCATCCACGGCGAAGACGCCGTCCTCCGCGTCCTCGACAAGGAGTCGATGAGCGAGAAGTTCTCCCGGCTTACGCTCGAAGTCGTCGGCTTCAGCGACCGCGACCTCGTCCGCTTCCGCCGCTACATCAAGGAGCCCTACGGCATGGTCCTCGTCACCGGTCCCACCGGCTCCGGCAAGACCACCACCCTGTACGCCGCCCTCAGCGAGATCAAGAACGACGAGGACAAGATCATCACCATCGAGGACCCCGTCGAATACCAGATCAAGGGCATCACGCAGATCCCGGTGAACGAAAAGAAGGGCCTGACCTTCGCCCGCGGCCTGCGCTCCATCCTCCGCCACGACCCCGACAAGGTCATGGTCGGCGAGATCCGCGACCAGGAAACCGCTCAGATCGCCATCAACGCCGCGCTCACCGGACACCTCGTCTTCACCACCGTCCACGCCAACAACGTTCTGGACGTCATCGGGCGCTTCCTCAACATGGGCGTCGAGCCCTACAACTTCGTCTCCGCCCTCAACTGCATCCTCGCCCAGCGCCTCGTGCGCGTCATCTGCGAGCACTGCAAGCACGAGGTCCGCTATGACGACTCCTTCCTCGTCGAAAGCGGGCTCAACCCCGAAGAGTGGCGCCACGTCCCCATGTGGGAGGGCGCGGGCTGCTTCGAGTGCGGCGGCACCGGCTTCCGCGGACGCACCGCCATTCATGAACTGCTCGACCTGAGCGAACGCATCCGCGAGCTCATCCTCGCCAAGCGCCCCGCCACCGAAATCAAGCGCGCCGCCCGCGAAGAGGGCATGACCTTCCTGCGCGAATCGGCGCTTGAAAAAGTCCGCCAGGGCGTCACCACGCTGCGCGAGATCAACAAGGTGACCTTCATCGAGGGCTGA
- the pulF gene encoding type II secretion system protein, with protein sequence MPEYALKYADARGEIRQEIVEGASEQEIRDRMAQQGFLVYSVRPRAALGLAPKSGRRRKLDLEKFLIFNQQFITLFRAGLPILKCLDLLGDRLTDAKLSPVIREIRDDVKKGSLLSEAFQRQQIFPAIYVTSIMAGERSGALGEVLERYLAYQRLVLAVRKKILLSLIYPSVLVVLVIGLIVFLVTFVVPRFAELYSTTNAALPAPTRILISVGLAAEQFIVGAAIALALLILGGRYYLRTDAGRAMADRIKARTPVLGEIWLKYQVAQLARLLATLLSGGIPLVQGMETASQSVNSPLLQSALADAQKRVREGQSLSGALASTGLFPGLAIDMIEVGESTGALPQMLNSVAEFYEDDVNTRMQAALSLIEPSIMIFMGLFVAFVLVSLYLPIFSLADAMK encoded by the coding sequence ATGCCCGAGTACGCCCTCAAGTACGCCGACGCCCGCGGCGAGATCCGCCAGGAGATCGTCGAAGGCGCAAGCGAACAGGAGATCCGCGACCGCATGGCGCAGCAGGGCTTTCTGGTCTATTCCGTCCGTCCCCGCGCCGCCCTCGGACTCGCCCCGAAGAGCGGCCGCCGCCGCAAGCTCGACCTCGAAAAGTTCCTCATCTTCAACCAGCAGTTCATCACCCTGTTCCGCGCCGGCCTGCCCATCCTGAAATGCCTCGACCTGCTCGGGGACCGGCTCACCGACGCGAAACTCAGCCCTGTCATCCGCGAGATCCGCGACGACGTCAAAAAGGGCTCGCTGCTCAGCGAAGCCTTCCAGCGGCAGCAGATCTTCCCCGCCATCTACGTCACTTCGATCATGGCCGGCGAGCGCAGCGGCGCCCTCGGCGAAGTGCTGGAGCGCTATCTCGCCTACCAGCGCCTCGTGCTGGCCGTGCGCAAGAAGATCCTGCTCTCGCTCATCTACCCCAGCGTGCTCGTCGTGCTGGTGATCGGGCTCATCGTCTTCCTCGTCACGTTCGTCGTGCCCCGCTTCGCCGAGCTTTACTCGACGACCAACGCCGCCCTGCCCGCTCCCACGCGCATTCTCATCTCCGTCGGCCTCGCCGCCGAGCAGTTCATCGTCGGCGCCGCCATCGCGCTCGCGCTGCTGATTCTCGGCGGCCGCTACTATCTGCGCACGGACGCCGGCCGCGCCATGGCGGACCGCATCAAGGCCCGCACGCCCGTGCTTGGCGAAATCTGGCTCAAGTACCAGGTCGCGCAGCTCGCCCGGCTCCTCGCCACGCTGCTGTCCGGCGGCATCCCGCTCGTGCAGGGCATGGAGACCGCGTCGCAGTCGGTCAACAGCCCGCTTCTGCAGAGCGCGCTCGCCGACGCCCAGAAACGCGTCCGGGAAGGCCAGTCGCTGTCCGGCGCGCTCGCCTCCACGGGGCTCTTCCCCGGCCTGGCCATCGACATGATCGAAGTCGGCGAAAGCACCGGCGCGCTGCCCCAGATGCTCAACAGCGTCGCCGAGTTCTACGAAGACGACGTCAACACCCGCATGCAGGCGGCCCTTTCCCTCATCGAGCCGTCCATCATGATCTTCATGGGCCTCTTCGTCGCCTTCGTCCTCGTCTCGCTGTATCTGCCCATCTTCTCCCTGGCAGACGCCATGAAATAG
- a CDS encoding site-specific integrase: MPKRSQKGSLTQRLINGRTVWYAQWWEHGSHRSKILGAVTDLTEEQAQQALAAIVSTLKTGSVTLESRFTTVAEYVERVYFRTMTASWKHSTAVTTKNRIRKTVVAQFGRRILSTITRQELQEWLLTYARTRSAAMVKHVRFDLRSIFAMAQSDGLISHNPAATLVVPRDARPAQPKPSLSEAQVMSLLSCLPLREHLAARLAIFEGLRPGEIFALKWEDISGASVRISRRIYHGKIDTPKNSRPRLAALSQGTLELLTAWHSDVGGWTEWIFSSERGTPLRQENYWARYMAPQLRSAGLEWATWQALRRTNATLMRKYGADPKVGADQRGHGIGVSIDVYTASDLEQKRAAVQMLDDALKAKERTRERSVG; the protein is encoded by the coding sequence ATGCCCAAACGCTCGCAGAAAGGCAGCCTCACGCAGAGGCTCATCAACGGCAGGACAGTCTGGTACGCACAGTGGTGGGAACACGGCAGCCACCGCTCGAAGATCCTCGGAGCAGTCACAGATCTGACAGAGGAACAGGCGCAGCAAGCACTGGCCGCGATCGTTTCCACCCTGAAAACTGGCTCAGTCACGCTCGAGTCGCGGTTCACAACCGTGGCCGAATACGTCGAGCGCGTCTACTTCCGGACGATGACCGCATCCTGGAAGCACTCCACTGCGGTCACGACAAAGAACCGCATCCGCAAGACCGTCGTGGCGCAGTTCGGCCGGCGCATCCTCAGCACGATCACACGGCAGGAGTTGCAGGAGTGGCTGCTGACGTACGCCAGAACTCGCAGCGCGGCAATGGTCAAGCACGTCCGCTTCGACCTGCGCAGCATCTTCGCAATGGCGCAGAGCGACGGACTCATCTCACACAACCCGGCCGCCACGCTCGTAGTGCCACGCGATGCGCGCCCCGCTCAGCCCAAGCCATCGCTGTCAGAGGCTCAGGTAATGAGCCTGTTGTCCTGCTTGCCGCTGAGAGAACACCTGGCCGCACGCCTGGCAATCTTCGAGGGTTTGCGCCCCGGCGAAATCTTCGCTCTCAAGTGGGAAGACATCAGCGGGGCCTCCGTAAGGATCTCGCGCCGCATCTATCACGGCAAGATCGACACGCCGAAGAACTCCCGTCCTCGGCTCGCCGCTCTCAGTCAGGGCACCCTCGAACTCCTGACTGCCTGGCATTCGGACGTCGGCGGCTGGACCGAGTGGATCTTCTCAAGCGAGAGAGGCACGCCGCTCCGGCAGGAAAACTACTGGGCCCGCTACATGGCGCCGCAGTTGCGTTCGGCAGGTCTCGAGTGGGCTACCTGGCAGGCGCTCAGGCGCACGAATGCCACGCTGATGCGCAAGTACGGGGCCGATCCAAAGGTGGGCGCCGACCAGAGGGGACACGGCATCGGGGTCAGTATAGATGTTTACACTGCCAGCGATCTCGAGCAGAAACGCGCCGCGGTGCAGATGCTCGACGATGCGCTGAAAGCAAAGGAGCGTACGCGCGAACGGTCGGTCGGCTGA